Proteins from a single region of Hordeum vulgare subsp. vulgare chromosome 6H, MorexV3_pseudomolecules_assembly, whole genome shotgun sequence:
- the LOC123404519 gene encoding probable calcium-binding protein CML20, translating into MGQAVSAASSSFRRKSRAPSPVPQATAPPAAKDHDPELVRIFRRYDTDGDGRISAAEIREIWGCTDAEAQEMVAEADSNGDGLISIEELGALLKDGGSEDLPTAFAVFDENGDGVITPKELRRAFRMPLLGGEEHTIEECFRMVAAFDQDGDGVLSFDEFKAMMAPKSA; encoded by the coding sequence ATGGGTCAAGCTGTCTCCGCCGCTTCTTCCTCCTTCCGCCGCAAATCGCGGGCGCCGTCACCGGTTCCtcaggccaccgcccctccagccGCGAAGGACCACGACCCGGAGCTCGTCCGCATCTTCCGCCGGTACGACACCGACGGGGACGGCCGCATCTCGGCCGCGGAGATACGCGAGATTTGGGGCTGCACGGACGCGGAGGCGCAGGAGATGGTCGCCGAGGCGGACAGCAACGGGGACGGCTTGATCAGCATCGAGGAGCTCGGGGCCCTGCTCAAGGACGGGGGCTCGGAGGACTTGCCCACGGCGTTCGCGGTGTTTGACGAGAACGGCGACGGGGTGATCACCCCCAAGGAGCTGCGCCGAGCGTTCCGCATGCCGCTGCTCGGCGGGGAGGAGCACACGATTGAGGAGTGCTTCAGGATGGTCGCCGCGTTTGACCAGGACGGCGAcggcgtcctctccttcgacgagtTCAAGGCCATGATGGCGCCCAAGAGCGCGTGA